In Lolium rigidum isolate FL_2022 chromosome 7, APGP_CSIRO_Lrig_0.1, whole genome shotgun sequence, the DNA window ACAGATTAGCATCAAATGGTATTTGACACACTGAAGAGAAGACATTTTAGTGAATACAAATTTATCTTCGACATTGAGTGCAAATGAACCCTTAGGAAAAAATCTCTATTAATAGAACGACGTACGAGATATTTCAAAGAAATTAAACCCTCCAAAAAGGAAGGAATCAAAAGGACCTCCGTGGAGTTAATTATCCAGGATTCTGGCCAGTAATTATGGTTTTAGAAATCGTATGAAAAAGTATATCCTGGCACAAAGGAGCGGGGAAGCACCGGAAGGATATGTAGAATTTTCTTTAGCAGAGGATGGATAAGTGCATGAGATGCACAGAAACCAGAGTAAATGGGCATTAAACCCATCACCCGTTCAACGGATAGCTCCAAAATGAAAGTCTCCGTTGGATGTACGGGCGACGACGGATGTGATCACACGATGGAACAGGAGAACATTTTGCAATAAAGGTCGATACACGTCATATCCATCCATGGGTGGAGGCAGGCTGATCATCAAACAAATAATATATTAGTAAAAAGTGAGAGAGAAAAGTAAGATCTCTCTGCTGCGATGCAAGAGGCTGGAGGAGATGgaaaaagaagagaagagaagagggaTTGTACTGCACGGCCGGCCGGTATCCTCGTGGTATTTAGTGACcaaattgttcttcttctccctctctccaGCTGCACCAGTGCCCCATGCACACCACTGCAGGCAGCAGACATGTACACATGTCTAGTTGCGAAACAGCCAAAGATACTTTCCCTGCCCTGTGCATGGTGACCGGCACCTCTCAAGGCAGGCCCGTGACTTGCATCCCACAGCAAAGAAAaatgcagagagagagagagagagaggagtaaaTATACATGCAGGTGACTGGTGAGAGAGTAGTAACAATGGCGATATCTgatctcagggcatctccaacggggcgacccatcccgcgcccgcgcgtccggatgggtcgatccggacaaaaacccggcccaacgcggggacgcaccgcaaaagcggacggccgcggcgtccggaacgacgcaaacccggcccaaatccgggccgggtttgcgtggccgcggatggcacgcggcgtcctcgcgtgtccgcccgtccgcgtggctggcccactcgtcggtgccccggtcctattaaatgtggatcggggaagtggactgtccctatccggtccccactttccactccggccgcacgcgcgagctcgaagcttccgcgccgccatggccccgaagcgcgagttctcgccatccgccaacgaccacgaggccggcggcggccggccggtcgcgccggcgccgttcgccatggggccgccggcgacgcccggacgcgaccggatctacgtcaccgtagcggtggcgcggatgttcggggacgccggcgtcccaatgccgtgggggacgtgcacctccccacggccggcacctgagcccggatcgggttccggtgccgcccatcccggcgtccggccgcgcccgctacgccgagatccggaggcgccgcgctcggccgccggcggacctccggcaggaccccgcgtacggcgacgcaagtcccaaccgggacttgtggttcgaggtggagcacgatgcgcggcggcgcacgtgcttcacatccgcgacggcgcggcctcgcgcgcggccGAGCACGGCCGctaggcgggccggccgccgcccggcggcctctacatcggcgagcccgcgcccggccccggccccggccgcggccgcagccccgggaggaggagaacgaccggagccgcagggcggcgctcgcggcgtcccgcgagcagcgggacctcgacgagccggccaaatggccgctcctcgccgagacgccgcgcacctccgcgccggaggaggcggccgagaaggcccgggaggacgcccgggcggacgcgtgggccttcctccagCCGGCGCgctcggcggaggaggagcgcccggccACGCAGGGCGGAGGAGcggctccgacgaggagtccgcgcggagggcacggccgcgcgaggccggcgagcccgccgaacgcgcactccgcccgggaaagggcgcggtgggacccccggccggagtcccggtgccctccggcgtgtcgagccggaacagcgcgtcgccgccgggcggcgtcgtcgtcatcgacgccgacgatgacgagtactaccgggggtagtactgccggcggccaccgcgagctcgcaaaccctggctagggtttgctttttttttagtttaaagccatatatggctttcttttgtgtaaaatttgcccaaaatagggctaagtttaatgaccaactagtttaaatttatgttttgttcttttcctttttaattttcatttctgttttattttattaccaatgcgctgcgtccgcgcgttgggcgcagcgtgcgacccaaacggacacgcggacgcgggccgctgtccgggtgtccgttcggccacgcaaacggcccaaaacggacggcccagcgcgtccgtttgggtcgcgcggttggagatgccctcactgaCTGGCCTCGCTGGGGATCCACTTTTGATGCAACTTCATTTTCCATCGCCACTTCATCATCAGCTAGCTGCCACTGGCCGCAGCATTGCAAGGCTGCTGCTCCTGCTACTGCTGCTTCCATTAATATCATCATCAATATCAATGTGCAAGCAAACAAACATTCCTCTACCCCAACTTTTCAACCACAGCATTCAAAGGAGCGGAGGACCAAAGCTCTTCACTCCCGACGTGcaaacaccacacacacacacacatcatgTACTGCATCTGTATGTGCACAGTGACCAGTGAGTAAAACCCCAAAGTTCAAAGGCCTTGTGAGATCAGATCACTCTGCATGCAGGGGTTAGCTGGATTTGTGCATGCTCCTCACTTCTATCCATGGTACAATCCCTTTCTCCACAGTTCCAAGCAAAATAAAGCAGTGAATCGATGAAGCACCAGTTCGGCTCAGTCAAACTTGCCCAAGATCCAGCCCAGGGCTGCCGTGCAGGTGGTATAGCAGATTCATAGATAGACGCAGCGCTGCTAGTAGCTAGCTTAGGGTTTTGTTTGGCATGCAAGTACTCATCAAGATGCCACCGGCTGCAAGCAACATATACATATGTGTCAAAACAGGTTGCAGCTACATATATATAGCCTGATTCAGTACACTACTGGTACTGCCCTGTGGCTACATATGAGTACGTGTGTGCAACAGCTATGTATATAGCACTATAGCTTATAGCTTTAAGTACCAAGAAAGAAAAGGCCAACATATAACAGGAAGGGAAAGAACTCATATATAACTAGCAAGAAGCAAGTTACAAGACTAGCTAGGAGTGAAGGGAATACAGAGAGATGATTAGACCTAGAGGCAAAAGCATGCATATATATTTGCTTTATAGTGTGCAGTGATGTTGAGATTGGCTATGGAGTTTGAATATTATGGAAGATTCTGTTCCATATATGACAAGCTGTGCTCTGATGATGTGTTTGTAGTAGACATTTTATGAGTACATCACATGACCTTTCCCCATCCCCACATGTGGCCCACTGCATTTGCGGCCAGGTCTAGATCTATCTTTGACTGGGAAAACATACATAAAATAATCAGTAGGGGCAGAGGGAGAAACCTGATGAGAGAGAGAAAGATCATCAAATTTCATATAAAATATATATGTACAACGTAGAGacaagtgagatgtgaaacaagaAAAGAATGTCATGTTCTTCTCTAGATCAGGCCCACATTATCTCATCATCATCCTGATGACACCATGCATACATGCTAGGTGCCGTTAAAAACCAGTTTTCTAGACAATATCGTGCTCCACAAATGTCTGTCGTTTCAAGATTCCTCTGAAACCATTCAGTTGTTTATCATATCGCGCTATTGCATGCAAAAGATACTGTGCATGGTGCTTAATTATAAAAGTCTGTGCATGCGATTTGCTGCAACACTCTTGTCTTCATGTTAAACAACACATCTGTATCCGTGTAATGAACTGAGAGATGATGCTACTAGAATAATGAAGACGTATATAATACTCAGCGAAGATGCATGGTAGCACCACCTTGTAACCAGCCGTTTGGTTTTTCCTAAGCTATGTGTAGAGCTAGCTCATGTGATCAAAGAGGCCGGCCGGAGACGTGTATATGCCTGCCTTCTCAGTCCCAGCTCTCAAGGCTGCATAGAAAACAGCTGCATCTTGGACTTTAGCATGATTGCCACTCACAAACCTGCAGTAACCTTGTGGAGGATTAGACAATCAACTAGATGCACTCGATTAAAGAGAGATCTAGATGTTTATGCTGTCCTACAGCTAGCTCAATGAACACATAGATTAGACTTGAATGGTTATGTACAGCACAGTACTGGCACATACTACATGCACAGATCTCAGACGTGCATGTATAGGTCCACAGCTAGTACATCTTTCCAGGTTTCTTATTAGGGATGTTTGTATGTTTGTCCCTTGGTGTGTACTGCTAGCTAGTCACTACTACACTAATGCATGAAACTCTAGAACTAGAGCTAACTGGGTAGATGCATGGACGGAGAGATCATCAAATCTTTTGCCGTGGTTGCATTGTGTACAAAAGGCTTAGATTCTTCTTTCACAACATCTATGCACAAGAGCTCTTTTATCTAGGAAAATGGAAAAGGAGAAAAAGACACTCCAAAGACGGGGAGGTTTGATAGACAAAGGAAGCTTTTCAGAGAACATTTTCCTTCTTTTTCATTCCCAGAGAGAGGAAAGATGAAAGAGAGGAGGAGGGGTCAGACAGAGGTCAGAGCATTAAGGTGGAAACTGATTAAAGTCGATCGAtctgtgcatgcatgcatataaaGGAGGGCTGTAAAGATGTGAATTTACCACCACTCCTCTATATAACTTTTCCCCAAGGTCTTACACATGTGGATGCTACACATCACTCTCCTCTGTCATGTTCTGCCATGGGTGGGTGGTGCCTCTgaacactagatttagatgtttCTTTCTACCTAGATAAGCTAAGGCTGTGCATGAATGATTTATCTTGTGTACATGTGACGGCAAAAACATAGCTTCTGGATATGAAAAACGGCTTACGTGCATACCCAACAACCTAGAGGCTAGAACGCCCCAAATGATATAGAACTTCAGGGCCTATTGGTTCAAAGGAGTTTCATAGGCATTTTAGAGAATTATTATTTTTCTTCCATGTAGTTTGTTTTGTTTGTAGAATTAGAACATGTGCAATTTCTCGCTATGATCAAGTTTTTATGCAAATCCAAACGACATATATTTCGAAGAAAAATTTCCCTTAGATTGGATTGACAAATATCGCGCACACAAAATCGGAAAACCCTTCAGAAAAACCCTCCCATTTCTCCTTGGACACAGCCAAACGACATATATTACACATTCTTGTGTTTTCAGTTTTCATGGGATACGTGTCATGATATCCTATTCATACGCTTCTCTTATTCATGTGTTTTGGAAACCTTCGAACCAAAGAGGCCCTTGGTAAACTTAGTTCACATTGATCtttcaaacaaacaaacaaacaaacaaacaacatAAATTCCTTCATCTAAAGCATCAAAACAAGAACCGAAAGCTTCTAGTTGGCTAAATCTCGCATTTCCTATGGGGGCAGGACGCGGACAGGCTCATATGCTGGTCGATCTTATTCATGTATTTTGGAAACCTTCAAACCAAAAAGACCCTAAATAAACGCAGTTTGCAGTAATCTTTCAAACAAACAACTAAGCAAACAGACAAACATAAATGTCTTGATCTAAATAATCAAAGCAAGAACTGAAAGGTTTCTAGTTTGCTAAATCTCGCATTCTCTACTGGACAGCATCGATGACAATGGCCACAAGTCTTTTGTTGCACGGCAGCGTCATCCGCCATTTCCTACGGCTTTGAGGCGGGCAGGGCGCAGAGGCAGCCGGTGGGACGACTGCCTGCACGGCGCGAGGTGGCCGGAACAATCAAGCCCATCATCTGCCTGCGGCTGCGGATGGCCCTGCGTCATGGGCGTCGACGCAAGGGAGCAGAGCATGCGTGTCCAGGCTCGTGCACTGCACACGTGAGTGCACGCCAGGGCTCGCATCCGTGAAGCTTCCAATCTCTACTATCTCTCTCCTCTCATTTAAACTCGAGCTTGCGCATCCTAGCTACCAATCTGGAGCACTGCGTGGCCTGTGGGGAGTGTTGCAGTCCAGTGCAGTGCAGTGTATCATCCTCTCTTTCCCTCTCCCCTACCCACACACAGAGACCACAGACCAGTATGATATGGgtgtctcctctctctctctctctctctctctctctctccacacacaacacacacacactatCGTGCATAGTGTGGTACGCTAGTATATCGATCTCAGCCAGGGTCACAGCACAGCTGCATGGCCAAGGACTCTCGCTGCCTGCTCGGTCTCCTGTTGCTCCCACATGGTGTCACATGCGCcaacgcctcctcctctccttcccttctcTTCCATCTCCTCTCTTCTCTGGCCGCAGAAGGCAACAGTTTCATAGGTTTGCTCATGTGCCTGTGTATTTACTGTTTGGCCGGTCTGGCCTGGATGCATCCATCCATTGTAGTACAACGGAAAGAAATAAACAAGTTTTTTTACTGTTCCTACGGCCACATGCCCCATGCATAGAGTTTGCTAGCCATTTCCTACCCCTTCTTGCCGAATCTAATCATGCTCTTCTTGCATTGGCTACTCTACCTATCCTAACTTTCTTCTACCCTAGAGGAATCACCGTGTGCTGGTAAAAAAAAGAGCTGGAAAGCCTGGAAATGAGCGGAAACTCAAAATGCACCCGGTatttacaaaacatatttcaaagagttaaaaatttagaaaaacaaATCGCATGTAGgggcatgttctatgtgtgcacgtaaagtttcacataaaatcaACATTTTTTatgtcttgtgtaaaaaagacaaaaaatgtctCGACAAATGgattattttagcaccaaaaaatgtcttttttacaagtacacaaaacatgtcggttttcgctgaaacaactttgtgagcatgtaacatgtcaagatatacacaagacatttttaatatttttaaatatgtttaaaatgcatttcaaataaagggtgcatatgcacccgggtgcagaaacgcCCTGTCCGGAAATGAGAGTAAACTATATATGCAAGTGGGTCAATATTAGGGTACCCTCTACCTTCTTTAGCTTAACAAAATGAACTAACGTTTGTCATCATTTTGCAAAAGTTAGTTCATTTTTTGCAATAAAGATGGTAGAGGTACCCTAATGTTGACTCGCTTCCATCTCTACAGTAAACAGTAAACAGTACTCCTTCCGACTTCCATAATTCTTGTTCGTGGTTACAATCACGACAAAAATTATGGAACAAAACATAGTAGTTAAAGTCGCAAGCAGGGTTTCAAAAAAGTACTAACACATAGATAGCTCCTAGATGCAAGATCAGCTTTAAGAGCACCAACCACTACCAGTCAAAGAAACATATATGCATGGACTCAGTGAACTCAGGGTTTAAGAAAAGGAGCATCTACATATTAAACTGTGAGCACCATGACAGAAAAATGTGCTTGAATGTTCCAGCTTATACAAAATGGCTAGTGGATGTATAGATGCAAGACCATGATTCACAAAAAGACCATGTTCTTAAGAAGCATGTAGGGACATTTAAACCAGGCAATACCCATTGAGCAAATTTATTGAGGTGGGAAAGAAGAGCATTTTCAGAGCACTTGTATCGGTGTAAGTTCAGAGCTCATGAGTTGCATATCTGGAAATGGAAGTAAATGGAGATGCTGCACTTGCTATGATTCGCGGTGGtggttccatcacataatgagccCTGAACTGCTCTGAGATGCCTCAGGCTTGCCTGCTTGCTGAAGTAGTAGTGCTAGGTGGATTAAAAGCCGCAACATTCAGCGCCACAGCTGCTGTCTAGCTTAGTAGCTGGTCCAAACGGATACAACTTTTTTACTGCAAGCTGAAATAGCAGCCTGATCGGCCAGCCTACCGCATGGTCCTCGCGATGTGAATGTTTCTGTCTAGCTCCTTGAAGCACGCATTTCCAGATCAGGGTCTTGCATGTGTGTGCAATGCAAATTTATCATGGCCTGGTAGTTTACTTATATTTGTTTGGCATTTAGGAAGTTCGGCTATCATCCTAACCTAGTCTGCATGCGTGCGCAATATACAGTAACACAGACAACGAGCTTTCTTCAAGAGCTATATGTACAGTTCTATCATAAGCATGAACAACTGGTTCTATTAATGAAATAACACAGTACAAAACAATTCTAACGAGTCGGAAAGGCAAGCAAGTGGCACCCAAAGGGTAATACTGGCAATGCCAATATACAGCAAGAGCAGCAGCAACACTAACATGGGATGCTTCTCTGAAGCACAAAAGAGACTAGGCTCAGACCAGTGGCTAGGCAAGTGCATATGCAGGGAATTAACCAAGTGATGGAGGAATGTTTCGAGCAATGATTGTCCTAGCAAGCTCCTTTGACACATACATATGTCTCACTAGATTCTGATGCAAAGGTTTAGatctccacaggtaaagcagtCAGCAGTAGTAGTGAGAGGAGCAGGGGGAAAGGTAAGAAAAGCTAATGGGGGAATCATTAGAAGTTGCCAGCTTTCAGAACCCTGTGGGTCcagcttggatcaaggagaatcaTGCATGCATTGCCCCAAACCCTCCAAAGATGAGGAGATTTCTAAAAGCCTGTAGAGTCCATACTGTAACTTATCTACCAAAAGAATGTCTGTCTTGGACATGGTACAGAAAGATGGTGGCTGTCTTTATAGGGAAAAGGAGCAGCAATATATGCTGTACAGCCACACACTTTAGTTAATCATCTGGTAATTACCAGCAGCAATCCTAAGTAGAAGGATCCAATGTGCTGCTTGCAGCAACAACTGATTAACCTCATTTTCTTCTTAAGAAAATATCCCCCTTGAATTCCAACATCTTATACGCAAGTCTGCACCATGTGTATATCTACTGGTTGTCCTCTGTGGTCTACATGCATGTATGACTCAGATTTTCAGGGAGCTCAGATGTATATGCCCTGAGTCGTACAGTACAGCTCTACTCTAGTCTACCGTCTACATGTACAAGACAGATTATTGCATTGTAGGGAGCCCAGATAGATACGTACGTACCTACCACGATGCAGCCCCATGGGCCATGGAGACGACAGAAGCCAATGGTAAATCCAAGCAGAGCTGACAGATTCCTCCTCTAGGTCCAAAAGCAGCAGCAGAGGTGGTAAGTAAGACGACCGGCTCTGAAGCTGGAACGTGAAGCAGTAAACAACAAGAGAACAAGGCAATCTAAATAAGTAGCCTGGGATTGGGAGCCCGCATACAGGAACAATTCCGTCTTCCGTCCACCGATCATGTGCTCGGGGAGCAGGAAACCATTATCACGCCGTGCCGTTGTCGACAAGAGAGAACTGAAGAGGTAGACATATGATACCTCAAAAGTTCCTCAGGTGTGGAGGATTTCAAAGGAAGCAGTAACTAACCAGCTGAGAACAATGGAGATGTATATTATGGCAAGGAAGAGCAGCTATTCAGCTCCAGGGCAAGCAGCTCGTCAGATTGCGGTTAGCTTTTTATTATGTTGAATGCTGCAATTAAACCTATCACTGAGGTTTTGGGTCGTCTACTTTTCCACGGATTGAAAGCTCTGATCTGGTGTTTCAAATATGTTATTGCATGATGGGCAGCCACACTTTAAGGTGGTTCATTTCAGTGTTTCAGGTGAGAAGGCTTACATGTAAATGCAGATTGTAGTCCCAAACAGCTCAGGTACAACTGGACCATTTGAACTTTTTCTTGGCCAATTGCATCCAGCAGCTTGTCAAGTCAAACTGTCACACCGATCATCTGTCATCCTGCAGGAGATGCAAGGCTACCATTAAATAACCTCTCAAATGATGTCATTTATCATAGAAAATAATAATACAGGTCTCCAAGATATAACAGGAATACCCAACATGATGAGTCAAGGCCGATCACATAAAGCTTTCAGGAAGATATACTAAATGTAGAAGTTTACAGATGAATATGGATACATGATTCGATGTTCTCATAGAGATCATCGAATAGGAAATATCTAGAGCTTCAAGCACTCCCTATACAGGGAAACAACAGTACTCCCAGGAAATAATATGTTAAATGTGCGATGAAATGAGATGGCATATTTGGCTTCCTCATTTCCTTCTGTGGTGCCTGGTTCATCAGACTCAGTGCTTGTTGCCTCGCCTTCTGCTCTTCCTCCGGCCGCCCTTGTCATCAGAATCAGAATCTGAAGTGGATTCAGAGTCAGATGACCCTGATGATGTGCTGCTCCTTCTGTGCCGTCTCTTCTTCAGCTTCCTTTTGTGTCTCCGCTTCTTACCCTCCGAGTCCGAGGAGCTGCAACTTGAACTACCTCTTTCAGAAGAATATTCAGAACCGGTAGCTGATGATTCAGTGTCGGTGTTGAACACCGAAGCCTCACTGCTATTGTGATCTGAACCACTCCGCGAAAGGTGTTTTCTCCTACGTTTTGCCTCCCTTCTTTCAGACTTTCCCTTCTCGATCTTTTCTTTCAGCAGCCTCCTCTCCTCTTCCCTCTCCTTTTCAAGATCAGGATTCACAAATTGACAGGACTCTAACAAGGTTGTCTTCTTCAACTTGGGGTTCTTAATCTGCTGCGTCCT includes these proteins:
- the LOC124669623 gene encoding zinc finger CCHC domain-containing protein 10-like, with protein sequence MSGNDYKSQLAAERMKAQALLVAKGLSRTQAERAAAAAARNVNAYGQKEEGPSRWQERKEAKRQMYLGSTEKPPILGVKPKASPTSSGGAYSQCQKCFQLGHWTYECKNDHTYISRPSRTQQIKNPKLKKTTLLESCQFVNPDLEKEREEERRLLKEKIEKGKSERREAKRRRKHLSRSGSDHNSSEASVFNTDTESSATGSEYSSERGSSSCSSSDSEGKKRRHKRKLKKRRHRRSSTSSGSSDSESTSDSDSDDKGGRRKSRRRGNKH